From the Sanguibacter sp. HDW7 genome, the window CATGTCACTTGCTCCAGCGCTCGGTGAGACGGAAATAGATGAGGGAGACGATCCCGAGGAACACCGCGAGCATGAGCGAGAGCGCGGTCGCCTCGCCGTACTGCGCCCCGAGCGAGTTGCCGAACGCGTAGCGGAAGACGAGCAGGAGGATCGAGACCGTCGCGTTGTTCGGCCCACCACCCGTGAAGAGGTACGGCTCGAGGAACACCTGGGCGGTCCCGATGATCTGGAGGATGAACGTGATGAGCAGGATGCCCCGCAGCTGGGGCATCGTCACGTGCCAGATCTTGCGCCACACCGAGGCGCCGTCGACCTCGGCCGCGTCGTACAGCTCCGAGGGCACGCCCGTGAGCGCGGCGAGATAGATGATGACGGTGCCTCCCGCGGCCGCCCACGTCGCCTGGAGGACGAGCGCCGGCATGACGAGTCCCGGGTCGGAGAGCCACGCGACCGGCTCGACGCCGAACCAGCCGAGGATCGTGTTGAACACCCCGAACTTCGTCGGGTTGTAGAAGAGTTTCCACAGCATG encodes:
- a CDS encoding carbohydrate ABC transporter permease; protein product: MTAPAPVAESADTSLVRPHRRSPLTWVRGGGLSALVLALPLLLIFGVFSWFPIGRAVLMSFQETNFVGQSTFVGLENFRNVLADPVLPIAVRNTVYFAFLALLFGYPVPLVAAVLMREVRRMRGVFTVLAYLPVVVPPVVAVMLWKLFYNPTKFGVFNTILGWFGVEPVAWLSDPGLVMPALVLQATWAAAGGTVIIYLAALTGVPSELYDAAEVDGASVWRKIWHVTMPQLRGILLITFILQIIGTAQVFLEPYLFTGGGPNNATVSILLLVFRYAFGNSLGAQYGEATALSLMLAVFLGIVSLIYFRLTERWSK